CTGAAGAAGCTGCAGGAACAGTCCTTCCAACATCACTACAAAAAAAGCCAGGAGGAGCGTTGGATGCATACGAGTTACGCCCCGACTTACGACGTGCAAACTGAGGTAAGTCGTTGATGTAATCGTgaaattaatgacatatttgttattgtaaaaaaccaaatttcaattttcaaaaaaatcttaccagttttatattttactttattgccttttttacattttgagatgttacatattaaaatgctAAACGTTAATTTGTTTGACTGTACAGTCGACACGGATAGAGATGTTCTGCCCGTCAGCCGAAGAGTCGGAAAATATCCTGAATTTGGCCCAGAGGAATTATCTACATCTATTGGTACCGCAGTTACCTGATGAGTGCTACTCGCAATCCACCTCCGAGGATCAGACGGATCTTCACTACATCAAGACCTTGCCTTTGCTAGATCGAATCAGGATAATCATGAAACAAGGTGAGAAAGGCATTGAAAATGATGCTCGAAGGAAGaaggatataaaaaaatatacataatttaattaaaaatttaaatacactATAAGAAACCTTTAAAAACTTTAGATGAAACtttcgtttaaaatatttttgtatattccTCGTTTTAATGATACACGCTTAGAAACATAAAGAGTCAATTTTTTCATGTCAATGTTGATtgttgatataaattaaacagatttttatatcatgtgcaagttttaatagaaatctattttttatcttcttacAGTGAGAGTCATCTCCTTTGCAAAGTTATGTGAAATTCTCTCGCCGGAGCACGACACGACAGCGATACTCAAGTATTTGCAGCAAGTAGCAATGCTGGTGCAGGGTAACTGGGTTGTGAATAGCGAACTGATATATCCCAAGGATAACGCCTCCCCTCAGAACAGCACCTCTGAGATCATGTGTAAAGCTCGCGATTATATTGTGagtgtttaaaatttaatagtaaAAGATTGTcccgaaatttaatttaattttttagcttCTTTATTCTCGGATCTTACACTTAAGTCTAGTAGATTTCAActactttttcatatttatatttcaattattgcTATATTTAACTTCGTGAAACTATTGGTATATCTTGTATCTCTATATTAAGACGTCATTATCCATGTGGTCAAATTTGATTACTTGTCAAAGTTGCTACTCAAGTGAACGAAAGAAACTTGTGACTTCAAGTGTACAAAGGAAGATTTAactgtatgtacgtatataaaatatgtttttttttttagttattgtCGTTTATCGAGCAACAATTTGTCAATCGCAATACGATCTCGTCCGCCATCAAGTTGACGCCGGAAGagattaatcaaattttcgcGGAACTTGGAGCGTACGAATCGAAGAAAGGTTGGCGGCTGAAAGAACCACCCAACTCGGACTTTCGTAATAGGTAATCACTAAGTTTCGTTGACtccaaatataaatttaatatctctcGACATACTTGTGGGTTAAAGTATCTTGCAATTCTATTCTCAACAAGTAATTTTGAGTATTTTCAAGTAATTCTATGTGATTTCATGTGTAATTTCTCTCATTAAACTTATCACTATTAGATTTGCGTTAGAAATTTTGGCGTTAATCGCCCATATTTGTAGATATTCCGAGATCGACCAGCGGCAAAAAATATTGTGGGATGCGAAGAGAAAACACCTACGTGAAACGATGGAAGCACAGACTCAGCCACTGCAGCGTCAGCGCCGGAAGTCGAACCGGGAGTCGTTAGGCTCGGAAAACGAGGAGAGAAACATCGGTCGTGGTCGAAAATCGATCAAGGAATCATCTCTGTCGGATAATGACGGTGCAATATCCGAACCGGTCAAGTACAAAAAGAGTCGGTCCAGAAAAATATCGGAAACCACCACGTGACCAAGACCAATGCACCGAGGTAGTTCAAAGCTTCTTTTTTCGCCCGTCTCCTCGATCATCGTCACGTGATATGTGAATCATGTGACTGATTGAATTATGAATCATGAGATTTTTTCGCAATATCTGGTCAACTTTGTTAAAAGTCGATTTTTCCAGAAATATATTCGAAGCTCGAGTTCAAGCACTAATCACCGATtaacttatatgtataaatatagtatattacaGTGTGTTATGCtagattattgtatttattaatacaactTCGAATTTACACGcacgtatacacacacacaaagtataaaatatacatttactgtgttatatttatatatacgcgcgcgcgtgtgcgttgTGTGCGTATTTTGTCAAGAGTAGGGTCTCACGCCAAGCATAATATATTACTCACAAATATAGGAAAGAATTAAGATGTAATATACTACATTTATGCATACAATGCTTTCCGTGTCTCAATTATAGGATAGACATCCTATAGACTGTGACTAGAAATtagtaaagattttttaacacatatacatacattaggaacagttaaatttaaataataattgagttTTTCAGGACAAAAATTCTTGATTTGAGCATGACTGAGCAGTGATGAACTTTTCTTATATTCTCATGACTGCTAGCGACAGACTTCTTATTACACATATTACACACATGGTACATGCATGCACacaagatattttatgtatatataaagtctgtaacaattatacatacacataaaaTTCCATAGTAGGAACATACTGTAATAATGTTCCCTGAATGTACTATTTCGTAAATGCTCAcgttgattataaatattaattattgtcacaaaaaatatgtatgatatTCACTTTGTTGCTCTATTTTTAAGTATACTTTGTATATCTTTAGGAGGCGGAGGAGAAACAAATCTGTTTGTCTTGTGTCTTTTGAGGAAAATTgattaagtaataaattaatagatcaAGTTGTAGTGATGTAATAGTTATTTAATTgctgtaagaaaataaattgaaatcttgaatttttgttttgcatTCAGTGGTTGGTTTTTACCTTTGGATCTAACTAATCATATTCGATTTCCACTTTTAGCCGCTTGGTGAGCGTAGCCAATTAGTATGCTTGAAAAATTCGtcatatgataaataaaatattagcaaTAGAGCacatataagaataaatattaaatattaggataTACAAATATAGGAATACTGTATTAAATATTGGGATACGTAAATGTaggaatatttctatatttatattatattttattcttttattttgtgcatttaattattatttctaattatttattattattttctgtgcTCTACTGCTCGCATTTGAGTAGCATCCAATTGCCTACGTCGCCAATTGGCCAATTCCACACAGGATCTTCCTGATTGGTCGGTCCAGTGGAAAAACTCCGAGCACCGCTCGCTATGAGTGGTCAATCGCAACGTGGTGAAAACGTGGACGCTCCCCTCTCCAACCCCGATCAACAGCATTGATTAACGTAGTTCGTGGACGTGGTTGGCCGGCTCGCCCGGAGCCCGGGGTTCACGCGAGTGCGCGCAAGGAGTGAAAATCGATCGTCCGTATCGTGGTAGCGTCGTTTCTGCCGTCGTTCGCTGTCGGCTAAGTCGGCTTACGTTTCCTCCTGTTTTACAAGCTACACAGGACGCGCAATCCTGTTCAGGTCCCTTAAAATGGTGAAGATGGAGCACGATGTGAGTATTTGCGCCGCCAATATCGCCATTCCGTTATCGCGAGACGGCTACGGCTTCTCTCTTCGACGCTTGCACTGTTCCGTTTCATGGCACTTCGGCTACGTCGAGAGCTTTTCGTCACGAAGTCGCGAGGATGTACGTTGTAGCTCGCGAAATATCTTTCAGACGCGAAGCTTGACGTACTTGCGATCCGAATTTTATGGCAAATTGTCCTGAAATGATTAGAGATAAATCCAGGGTAGGTTGAATCCGAATAAGCAAGAAGGAAACTACGAAAAAAAGACGGCGATTGCTACATCATGAGTAATCACTTCGGCGTTGGAATCTCAACTCGAGAAAATTTCGTATATAAAAAGACTGAAATTGATCCAATTACCGCTACATTTGCATCGCCAGGCTTTAACTTTTACATTTCAAGTTTTCTGAGTATAAGTGtagtaataaatgtttaaaggctggttatgaataattttcgcgttaataaaaaaagagagacaatgagatataataaattgataaaaatgagCAATTTGCTAAGGTATTGCTTAATTGAAGTCATTAGCTTCAACGATTAGAAGAACACAGTTAGATCTAGATATGTAGAAGGCTTTTTTGAAGATCCACTTACAGtctcaatatataaaatttatcatgtgtgaaacaatatattatcatatttaattactttgtaTGATTAAGAAACTTTAACTTACAATATTGTTGTTGTTCTATGCTTCAGGATGGTAAAAACGAGCCGGAACACGTTAGGAAGCTGTTCATTGGCGGCTTGGATTATAGAACAACGGACGATTCGCTTAAGAAGCATTTCGAGCAATGGGGAGAGATAGTGGATGTGGTGGTTATGAAAGATCCCAAAACGAAACGTTCGAGAGGTTTT
This sequence is a window from Temnothorax longispinosus isolate EJ_2023e chromosome 11, Tlon_JGU_v1, whole genome shotgun sequence. Protein-coding genes within it:
- the Polr3e gene encoding DNA-directed RNA polymerase III subunit RPC5; this translates as MDTTEVDDDPVEKEIPVYLSKTLADQLFIIQYPAYMKDGCVNATFSKTSVKPENQKIRIELAIDAENEDSYDHSTGKRLALNTDGKSAGNDDESTFDSGLMDKIVLASERTLSDCSNFAVGIFQDDELHLTPLKAMLHMKLQCDYLDETEKHVKDGTKGGGEDDDEEEDNATPVKVTFARHLPDNLKKLQEQSFQHHYKKSQEERWMHTSYAPTYDVQTESTRIEMFCPSAEESENILNLAQRNYLHLLVPQLPDECYSQSTSEDQTDLHYIKTLPLLDRIRIIMKQVRVISFAKLCEILSPEHDTTAILKYLQQVAMLVQGNWVVNSELIYPKDNASPQNSTSEIMCKARDYILLSFIEQQFVNRNTISSAIKLTPEEINQIFAELGAYESKKGWRLKEPPNSDFRNRYSEIDQRQKILWDAKRKHLRETMEAQTQPLQRQRRKSNRESLGSENEERNIGRGRKSIKESSLSDNDGAISEPVKYKKSRSRKISETTT